One stretch of Pararhizobium qamdonense DNA includes these proteins:
- the motC gene encoding chemotaxis protein MotC has translation MLKAIRTLLLCACAAGPALAAQAQGPEDLPPYKMLRSLQAIQDAIVLGDHSAADMQRFMLAAVDKRLREADTAVFNDPRNVDAAFIYAMSGGNPETLSYLANHDIEGNFDTRVVDALSHYLAGKGGLMVENLAKAVPEYRNSRVGPYLCLVLGNATAQQNPVKSIEYYDWARLTSPGTNIEEAALRRSIALATRGGMPQKGFAYSLSYARRFLTSPYASQFADVFVELAVANYNEETEAKIQEILGFMDKPRQREVYLRIARRAAIGGMQELATLASTRAQDLSDVADAGPKALASLYSGLVGIPSKGILEAVKDISAIPEAELSPRDRALRQAANVVAQEVLRVPELESLTQETVPNVKSDTTMEEGGGVTGSGDSPFATPASEAALKAAQPDAVPQAALSEKEPADPVLDAFLSTGRSKLDEIDSLLKGEDQQ, from the coding sequence ATGTTGAAGGCGATCCGCACCCTCCTTCTCTGCGCTTGTGCCGCCGGCCCGGCATTGGCAGCGCAAGCGCAGGGGCCGGAAGACCTGCCGCCGTACAAGATGCTGCGTTCGCTGCAGGCCATCCAGGACGCCATTGTTCTTGGCGATCATTCCGCAGCCGACATGCAGCGCTTCATGCTGGCGGCGGTCGACAAGCGGCTGCGCGAGGCCGACACAGCGGTGTTCAATGATCCGCGCAATGTCGATGCAGCCTTCATCTATGCGATGAGCGGCGGCAATCCGGAAACCCTGTCCTATCTCGCCAACCACGATATCGAAGGCAATTTCGATACCCGCGTCGTCGATGCGCTCAGCCATTATCTGGCCGGCAAGGGCGGGCTGATGGTGGAAAACCTGGCCAAGGCCGTTCCGGAATACCGCAATTCGCGGGTCGGACCCTATCTCTGTCTGGTGCTGGGCAATGCCACAGCGCAGCAGAATCCGGTCAAGTCGATCGAATATTACGATTGGGCGCGTCTGACGTCTCCCGGCACCAACATCGAGGAAGCTGCCTTGCGGCGTTCGATTGCGCTGGCGACCCGTGGCGGCATGCCGCAGAAGGGCTTTGCCTATTCGCTTTCCTATGCCCGGCGGTTTTTGACGTCCCCTTATGCCAGCCAGTTTGCCGATGTTTTTGTCGAGCTGGCAGTCGCCAATTACAACGAAGAGACGGAAGCAAAGATCCAGGAAATTCTGGGCTTCATGGACAAACCCCGCCAGCGCGAGGTCTATCTGCGCATTGCCCGCCGCGCGGCGATCGGCGGTATGCAGGAACTGGCAACGCTCGCCTCGACGCGGGCGCAAGACCTTTCCGATGTCGCGGACGCAGGCCCGAAGGCTCTGGCCAGCCTCTATTCCGGTCTGGTCGGCATTCCCTCCAAGGGCATTCTCGAAGCGGTCAAGGATATCAGCGCCATTCCCGAAGCGGAGTTGTCGCCCAGGGACCGCGCCTTGCGCCAGGCGGCAAACGTGGTTGCGCAGGAAGTGCTGCGCGTGCCTGAATTAGAAAGCCTGACGCAAGAAACTGTTCCTAATGTCAAATCCGACACGACCATGGAGGAGGGCGGGGGAGTTACCGGCAGCGGCGACAGTCCATTTGCAACACCGGCATCGGAAGCGGCCTTGAAGGCGGCTCAACCGGATGCGGTGCCGCAAGCGGCCTTGTCCGAAAAGGAGCCTGCTGATCCGGTTCTCGACGCGTTTTTGAGCACAGGCCGCTCGAAGCTCGACGAGATTGATTCTCTCCTGAAGGGGGAAGACCAACAATGA
- the rem gene encoding transcriptional activator Rem yields MIVVVDERELVKDGYTSLFGREGVPSQGFDPSEFGDWVSKAADSDIDAVEAFLIGQGEKAMSLPRAIRDRSTAPVIAISDSPSLETTLAFFDCGVDDVVRKPVHPREILARAAAIRRRLKALVNFTDIGPIRVFSDGRDPEVQGEVFALPRRERRILEYLVSNRGRRVSKSQIFNAIYGIFDEDVEENVVESHISKLRKKLRKRLGFDPIDSKRFLGYCIDWS; encoded by the coding sequence ATGATCGTAGTGGTTGATGAGCGTGAGCTTGTAAAAGACGGATATACTTCACTGTTCGGACGCGAGGGCGTGCCCTCTCAAGGGTTCGATCCCAGCGAATTCGGCGATTGGGTTTCGAAGGCGGCCGATAGCGATATCGACGCGGTCGAGGCGTTCCTGATCGGCCAGGGCGAAAAGGCCATGAGCCTTCCGCGCGCCATCCGGGACCGTTCGACGGCACCGGTGATCGCAATCAGCGACAGCCCGTCTCTGGAAACGACGCTGGCGTTCTTCGACTGTGGGGTCGATGATGTCGTGCGCAAGCCGGTTCATCCCCGCGAAATCCTGGCACGGGCCGCAGCGATCCGCCGCCGCCTGAAGGCCCTGGTGAATTTCACCGATATCGGCCCGATCCGGGTGTTTTCCGATGGCCGCGATCCGGAAGTCCAGGGTGAAGTTTTCGCCTTGCCGCGCCGCGAGCGCCGCATTCTGGAATATCTGGTCTCCAATCGCGGACGCCGTGTATCCAAGTCCCAGATTTTCAACGCGATTTACGGCATTTTCGATGAGGACGTCGAAGAGAACGTCGTCGAAAGCCATATCAGCAAGCTGCGCAAGAAGCTGCGCAAGCGGCTGGGTTTTGATCCCATCGATTCCAAGCGTTTCCTTGGCTATTGCATCGACTGGAGCTGA
- a CDS encoding MotB family protein, whose amino-acid sequence MSENEGHHHGKNEIIIIKRHSGGHDGHHGGAWKIAYADFMTAMMAFFLVMWLINAANPQTKAALASYFNPVQLTDAKPSEKGVKQPAKDAKGEEDQMKSKVDGTETKTGGSAKNGDDMTATSGEETQYSDADFFENPYSVMSEIVNETGRNANISAKGDGGASTSGPATGADGGEAYRDPFDPDFWTKQVELQNAEKGGDSLEAKAGNGPADETKTKPEASKDQADAAIAQPADAATPTKAGEDAAKSLDAAKSLKADIEKEIGGAAGKLAEGLLVTPTEGGLLVTISEQANTPMFGLGSAVPERDMVIAMEKIGKLLSGRSGAIAIRGHTDARPFKRGAYDNWRLSSDRAQSAYYMLVRGGLAENRVSQISGFADKRLQDTKDPMAPVNRRIEILLQTNQG is encoded by the coding sequence ATGAGCGAGAACGAAGGCCATCACCACGGCAAGAACGAAATCATCATCATCAAGCGCCATAGCGGCGGGCATGATGGCCACCATGGCGGCGCCTGGAAGATTGCCTATGCCGACTTCATGACGGCGATGATGGCGTTCTTTCTCGTCATGTGGCTGATCAACGCCGCCAATCCGCAGACCAAGGCGGCGCTCGCATCCTATTTCAACCCGGTGCAGCTGACCGATGCCAAGCCTTCGGAAAAGGGCGTCAAGCAGCCGGCGAAGGATGCCAAGGGCGAAGAAGACCAGATGAAGTCGAAGGTCGATGGCACCGAGACGAAGACGGGCGGATCGGCGAAAAACGGCGACGACATGACGGCGACCTCCGGCGAGGAAACCCAATATTCCGACGCGGACTTCTTCGAAAATCCCTATTCGGTGATGTCCGAGATCGTTAATGAGACCGGGCGCAACGCCAATATCAGCGCCAAGGGCGACGGCGGCGCATCGACATCTGGGCCTGCGACCGGCGCCGATGGCGGCGAAGCCTATCGTGACCCGTTCGACCCGGATTTCTGGACCAAGCAGGTCGAGCTGCAGAACGCCGAAAAGGGCGGCGACAGCCTGGAGGCAAAGGCCGGAAACGGTCCGGCAGACGAAACGAAGACGAAGCCCGAGGCAAGCAAGGACCAGGCTGACGCGGCAATCGCGCAGCCGGCAGATGCAGCCACACCCACAAAAGCTGGCGAGGATGCAGCCAAGTCTCTGGACGCCGCCAAATCCCTGAAGGCCGATATCGAGAAGGAAATCGGCGGCGCAGCCGGCAAGCTTGCCGAGGGGCTGCTGGTCACGCCGACCGAAGGCGGGCTTCTGGTGACGATCAGCGAACAGGCGAACACGCCGATGTTCGGGCTCGGTTCTGCCGTTCCGGAAAGAGACATGGTCATTGCCATGGAAAAGATCGGCAAGCTCCTGTCTGGCCGCAGCGGCGCCATCGCCATTCGCGGCCATACCGACGCACGGCCGTTCAAGCGGGGCGCCTATGACAATTGGCGGCTCTCGTCCGACCGCGCCCAGAGCGCCTATTACATGCTCGTCCGTGGCGGCCTTGCCGAGAACCGCGTCAGCCAGATCAGCGGCTTTGCCGACAAGCGCCTGCAGGATACCAAAGATCCGATGGCGCCGGTCAATCGCCGTATCGAAATCCTGCTGCAGACGAACCAGGGCTGA
- a CDS encoding transglycosylase SLT domain-containing protein has translation MRLLGLSLTALVMSICSAQANVGVCESEITAAAAKYQIPEGILYSVGLTETGRKGSLQPFAMNIEGKAYFENSAGDVLQRFASARAQGAKLIDLGCMQINYYFHGENFTSPDEMLNPRKNVEYAAKFLSNLHARHETWTMAVARYHAGPNNDPAQKKYVCRVIANLVATGYGKWTTNATNFCQ, from the coding sequence ATGCGTCTTCTGGGGCTGAGCTTAACCGCACTGGTGATGTCTATATGTAGCGCGCAGGCAAATGTGGGCGTTTGCGAAAGCGAGATCACGGCAGCGGCGGCGAAGTATCAGATCCCCGAGGGCATCCTCTATTCCGTCGGGTTGACGGAGACCGGCAGAAAGGGATCGCTGCAGCCGTTCGCCATGAACATCGAGGGCAAGGCATATTTCGAAAACAGTGCCGGAGACGTTCTTCAGCGCTTTGCCTCTGCCAGGGCGCAAGGCGCCAAGCTGATCGATCTTGGTTGCATGCAGATCAATTATTACTTCCATGGCGAGAATTTTACCTCGCCGGACGAGATGCTGAACCCGCGGAAGAATGTCGAATACGCGGCAAAATTCCTCTCCAATCTTCATGCCCGGCATGAAACCTGGACCATGGCCGTCGCCCGCTATCACGCCGGACCGAACAATGATCCCGCGCAAAAGAAATATGTCTGCCGGGTCATCGCCAATCTGGTCGCAACCGGCTATGGAAAATGGACAACGAACGCGACGAATTTTTGCCAATAA
- the fliK gene encoding flagellar hook-length control protein FliK, translated as MTFVDDTLLGASPARSGKAGAKGAGKSLDLDAANQKSAFENAFADAGKKKQPVISISGKSGADGNPAPSLKSAAEALAASSRESGIDTSAPGDEMNGLVPPQDDAPDNNRFMKPSLGSPNAAGLHATGKTVPAQGAAPAAKGDHAQRFTLAQADLSGIGEDAGKTLDAPAGEKIAGIIKNIQANPGKHSGGTPDDALVTVPPDDAAAVATGDVSQLLSLLDASLKSAATNVPATADTTPAMSEFQALAERAGEAKPAVKDAAKADAHAAGDENAVKNATQAGSDQLFRFARADGKGQAVSMSVASDGDKTVAKNEASAAGAKAETVTVVEARRYLGLAPASNAAAVTSQIAGNPEWARALQPSAAAETPLTQAATGKVLNTLKIQMHPIDLGMVTATLRLKDDELHVEIKVETGDAFRQLSDDQSAMVKALRAQGFAVDQVNIVFNASDASDSNTAQQQAQSQAGQQGRETAGDGTRGQRNDNGGQQQGRERWTGNDGTGDASSGAELNRTGDVYM; from the coding sequence ATGACATTCGTAGACGACACCCTTCTGGGCGCAAGTCCCGCAAGGTCTGGCAAAGCTGGCGCCAAAGGCGCGGGCAAGTCGCTGGATCTGGACGCCGCCAATCAGAAGTCGGCCTTCGAGAATGCCTTTGCCGACGCCGGCAAGAAGAAGCAGCCGGTGATCTCGATCAGCGGCAAATCAGGTGCCGATGGCAATCCCGCTCCGTCGCTCAAGTCGGCGGCGGAAGCGCTTGCCGCATCGTCCAGGGAAAGCGGCATCGACACATCTGCTCCCGGCGACGAAATGAACGGCCTCGTGCCCCCGCAGGATGATGCACCGGACAACAATCGCTTCATGAAACCCTCCCTTGGCTCTCCCAACGCGGCCGGCCTCCATGCCACCGGCAAGACCGTCCCGGCGCAGGGTGCAGCACCGGCTGCAAAGGGCGATCACGCGCAAAGATTCACCTTGGCTCAGGCGGACCTTTCTGGAATTGGCGAGGATGCGGGCAAGACCCTCGACGCGCCTGCCGGTGAAAAGATCGCCGGCATCATCAAAAATATCCAAGCCAACCCTGGCAAACACAGCGGCGGCACGCCCGATGATGCTCTTGTAACGGTCCCGCCGGACGATGCGGCTGCTGTAGCAACCGGCGATGTTAGCCAGTTGCTCAGCCTTCTCGATGCAAGCTTGAAATCGGCCGCCACAAATGTGCCCGCCACAGCGGACACGACACCGGCCATGTCGGAATTCCAGGCGCTCGCAGAGCGCGCGGGCGAGGCCAAGCCTGCCGTTAAGGATGCGGCAAAAGCCGATGCTCATGCTGCCGGTGATGAAAACGCCGTGAAGAATGCGACCCAGGCTGGTTCCGATCAGTTGTTCCGCTTCGCGCGGGCCGATGGCAAAGGGCAGGCGGTGTCGATGAGCGTGGCTTCGGACGGCGACAAGACCGTGGCGAAGAACGAAGCGTCCGCTGCCGGAGCCAAGGCTGAGACTGTCACCGTCGTGGAGGCGCGCCGCTACCTCGGGCTGGCGCCCGCCAGCAACGCAGCTGCTGTCACCAGCCAGATCGCCGGCAATCCGGAATGGGCCCGTGCGCTTCAGCCAAGCGCCGCTGCGGAAACACCCTTGACGCAGGCCGCGACCGGCAAGGTTCTCAACACCTTGAAGATCCAGATGCACCCGATCGACCTTGGCATGGTCACGGCGACGCTGCGGCTCAAGGACGACGAATTGCATGTCGAGATCAAGGTGGAGACCGGCGATGCTTTCCGGCAGTTGAGCGACGATCAGAGCGCCATGGTCAAGGCCTTGCGCGCGCAGGGCTTCGCCGTCGATCAGGTCAATATCGTCTTCAATGCTTCCGATGCATCCGACAGCAACACCGCGCAGCAGCAGGCCCAGTCCCAGGCTGGACAGCAGGGCCGCGAAACGGCCGGCGATGGCACGCGCGGTCAGCGCAATGACAATGGCGGCCAGCAACAGGGCCGCGAAAGGTGGACAGGCAATGACGGTACGGGCGATGCGTCTTCTGGGGCTGAGCTTAACCGCACTGGTGATGTCTATATGTAG